One Methanococcus aeolicus Nankai-3 DNA segment encodes these proteins:
- a CDS encoding V-type ATP synthase subunit F codes for MKIAVVGDLDMTMGFRLAGLEDVYEVKNAEDALNTIRELDNRADIGLIITTERLGEEIRDSISNLKKFIVEIPDKNGAIVREHDPVKTLVRKAVGVELK; via the coding sequence ATGAAAATTGCTGTTGTTGGAGACCTTGATATGACAATGGGGTTTAGATTGGCAGGTCTTGAAGATGTATATGAGGTCAAAAATGCAGAAGATGCATTAAACACCATTAGAGAGCTTGACAATAGAGCGGACATTGGTTTAATAATAACCACAGAAAGACTAGGGGAAGAAATAAGAGACAGTATATCTAACTTAAAAAAGTTTATTGTGGAAATCCCTGACAAAAATGGTGCAATAGTTAGAGAACACGACCCAGTTAAAACTCTTGTAAGAAAAGCCGTAGGTGTAGAACTCAAATAA
- a CDS encoding ATP synthase subunit A → MVSGKIVKIAGPVVVAEGMKGAQMYEVVKVGNEGLTGEIIQLESDKAVIQVYEETAGIVPGEPVEGTGAPLSAELGPGMLKAMYDGIQRPLTAIEDATKSIYIPRGVSVPSISREAKWDFTPTVNVGDKVEAGDIIGTVPETKSIVHKIMIPNGISGTIKEIKSGSFTVVEPIAIVETENGEEKEIIMMQKWPVRNPRPYKEKLPPEIPLVTGQRLEDTFFGLAKGGASAIPGPFGSGKTVTQHQLAKWSDADIVVYIGCGERGNEMTEVIEEFPHLDDLKTGNKLMDRTVLIANTSNMPVAAREASVYTGITIAEYFRDMGYGVLLTADSTSRWAEAMREISGRLEEMPGEEGYPAYLSSRLAQFYERAGRVACMGHDEKQGFVCIVGAVSPPGGDFSEPVTSNTLRIVKVFWALDANLARRRHFPAINWLQSYSLYLDDIEDWWKENTAEDWREIRDEAMNLLQKEAELQEIVQLVGPDALPDKERVILEVSRMLREDFLQQDAFSDIDSYCSPMKQYTMLKTIMTFYSKAILAVEKGADPADIAKVSVKQDVAKMKYTPEEEFLNKLAPAIVEKISKELDALV, encoded by the coding sequence ATGGTATCAGGTAAAATTGTAAAAATAGCAGGTCCTGTTGTTGTTGCCGAAGGAATGAAAGGAGCTCAAATGTATGAAGTTGTTAAAGTAGGGAACGAAGGATTAACAGGAGAAATTATCCAGTTAGAATCAGATAAAGCAGTTATTCAGGTATATGAAGAAACCGCAGGTATTGTTCCAGGGGAGCCAGTTGAAGGGACAGGAGCTCCATTATCCGCAGAGCTTGGACCCGGTATGTTAAAGGCAATGTATGATGGTATTCAAAGACCATTAACAGCTATTGAAGATGCTACAAAAAGTATTTACATCCCAAGAGGGGTTAGCGTTCCATCAATATCCCGAGAAGCAAAATGGGACTTTACACCAACTGTAAATGTTGGAGATAAAGTTGAGGCAGGAGACATCATTGGAACTGTTCCAGAAACAAAATCAATTGTTCATAAAATAATGATTCCAAATGGGATAAGCGGAACAATTAAAGAAATAAAATCCGGTAGTTTCACAGTTGTAGAACCAATTGCAATAGTAGAAACAGAAAACGGGGAAGAAAAAGAAATCATAATGATGCAAAAATGGCCTGTTAGAAATCCAAGACCATACAAAGAAAAATTACCTCCTGAAATTCCATTAGTTACAGGACAAAGATTAGAAGATACATTCTTTGGTTTGGCAAAAGGTGGTGCATCTGCAATTCCAGGACCATTCGGAAGTGGTAAAACAGTTACACAACACCAGTTGGCAAAATGGTCAGATGCTGATATTGTTGTATATATTGGATGTGGAGAAAGAGGAAACGAGATGACGGAAGTTATTGAAGAATTCCCGCACCTTGATGACCTTAAAACAGGAAATAAATTAATGGACAGAACTGTATTAATTGCTAACACATCAAACATGCCTGTGGCTGCTAGGGAAGCATCAGTATATACTGGTATTACCATTGCAGAATATTTCAGAGATATGGGATACGGTGTTTTATTAACTGCTGATTCCACATCAAGATGGGCAGAGGCAATGAGAGAGATTTCAGGAAGATTGGAGGAAATGCCAGGGGAAGAAGGATACCCAGCTTACTTGTCTTCAAGATTGGCTCAATTCTACGAAAGAGCAGGAAGAGTTGCATGTATGGGGCATGACGAAAAACAAGGATTCGTATGTATTGTAGGTGCTGTATCTCCACCCGGAGGGGATTTCTCCGAGCCAGTTACATCAAACACATTAAGGATTGTAAAGGTGTTCTGGGCATTAGATGCTAATCTCGCAAGAAGAAGACATTTCCCAGCTATTAACTGGTTGCAAAGTTATTCATTATATCTTGACGATATAGAAGATTGGTGGAAAGAAAACACAGCAGAAGATTGGAGAGAGATAAGAGACGAAGCTATGAACTTATTGCAAAAAGAAGCAGAATTACAAGAAATTGTTCAGTTAGTTGGTCCCGATGCACTTCCTGATAAAGAAAGAGTTATTTTGGAAGTATCAAGAATGCTCAGAGAGGATTTCTTACAACAAGATGCTTTCAGCGATATAGATAGCTACTGTTCTCCTATGAAACAGTACACAATGTTAAAGACAATTATGACATTCTACAGTAAAGCTATATTGGCAGTTGAAAAAGGAG
- a CDS encoding DUF531 domain-containing protein, with product MKNLKRMTMILYNSYDKNKWHEAHKRAIARAASICYAFECNLAIMNFPCKREDITSIETTIGSSGKYLNELIEKNRFMIVDKYQPQFGVPIITTSKPEPKKAISPKEVAQSLLKKSCGIYVGLGRHGLPKNILKSGELHLDITEKGISLETCTAISAIPSTIYTHSKYL from the coding sequence ATGAAAAATTTGAAAAGAATGACTATGATATTATATAATTCATATGATAAAAATAAATGGCATGAGGCACATAAACGGGCAATAGCAAGGGCTGCCTCCATTTGTTATGCATTTGAATGTAATTTAGCTATAATGAATTTCCCCTGTAAAAGGGAGGATATAACTTCAATAGAAACTACAATTGGAAGTTCTGGCAAATATTTAAATGAATTGATTGAAAAAAATAGATTTATGATAGTAGATAAATACCAACCACAATTTGGAGTTCCCATAATAACAACATCTAAACCAGAGCCAAAAAAAGCCATATCTCCAAAAGAGGTAGCACAAAGTTTATTAAAAAAATCTTGTGGAATATATGTTGGACTTGGAAGACATGGACTTCCTAAAAATATATTGAAATCTGGGGAGCTCCACTTAGATATAACTGAAAAAGGAATTTCGCTTGAAACATGCACAGCAATATCTGCCATACCTTCTACAATATATACTCATTCAAAATATTTATAG
- the ahaH gene encoding ATP synthase archaeal subunit H encodes MVAIEAIREIKSAENKAVEVVESAKKEAEEIKMNAIVDGKKIIADAIAEAEEIVENKIKEIESKAKTEAENIITTEENKIKEMISLGKVKILSIVLDDIVEF; translated from the coding sequence GTGGTTGCAATAGAAGCTATTAGGGAAATAAAATCTGCCGAAAATAAGGCAGTAGAAGTAGTAGAATCCGCTAAAAAAGAGGCGGAAGAAATAAAAATGAATGCAATAGTTGATGGTAAAAAAATCATAGCTGATGCTATAGCTGAAGCTGAAGAAATAGTTGAAAATAAAATAAAAGAAATAGAAAGTAAAGCTAAAACAGAAGCAGAAAATATCATAACAACAGAAGAAAATAAAATAAAAGAAATGATATCCCTCGGGAAAGTAAAAATATTATCCATTGTATTGGATGATATAGTAGAATTCTAA
- a CDS encoding 50S ribosomal protein L21e, translating to MQKSEGFRSGTRYKLKKHPRAKGLYPITRALKQFENGQTVHVILDPSVQKGMPHPKFHGKTGKIIGQRGSSFIVEVKDGHATKEIIARPQHLRECKN from the coding sequence ATGCAAAAAAGTGAAGGATTTAGAAGTGGAACGAGATATAAGCTCAAAAAACACCCAAGAGCAAAAGGATTATACCCAATTACAAGAGCTTTAAAACAGTTCGAAAATGGGCAAACAGTGCATGTAATTCTTGATCCATCAGTGCAAAAAGGAATGCCTCACCCAAAATTCCATGGAAAAACTGGAAAAATTATCGGACAGAGAGGAAGTTCATTTATTGTTGAAGTTAAAGATGGACATGCAACAAAAGAGATAATTGCAAGACCACAACATCTTAGAGAATGTAAAAACTAA
- a CDS encoding V-type ATP synthase subunit E, which yields MGADKITSKILDDANNTASKIKSEAQKEADLILEKAKIEAEEQTQDILKRGDKEAETTYNRILAEARLNSKKKMLKERENLINMAIEKLKEDLKELPKKDSYKDILLKLIIEGVMSLDGNELVVVLNEQDMELIEDSALWAIEKELESKVKKVIILKKGAPANIIGGCIIKTADGTKFCDNSLESVFERNMESIRANVASLLF from the coding sequence ATGGGAGCAGATAAAATTACTTCCAAAATATTGGACGATGCCAACAATACAGCAAGTAAAATTAAATCAGAAGCACAGAAAGAAGCTGATTTAATATTGGAAAAGGCAAAAATTGAAGCGGAAGAACAAACGCAGGACATTTTAAAAAGAGGAGATAAAGAAGCTGAAACGACATACAATAGAATTTTAGCAGAGGCTAGATTAAACTCCAAGAAAAAAATGCTTAAAGAAAGAGAAAATTTAATAAATATGGCAATTGAAAAATTAAAAGAAGATTTAAAAGAATTGCCTAAAAAAGACAGTTATAAAGATATTTTATTAAAGCTTATAATTGAAGGAGTAATGTCTTTGGATGGCAACGAATTAGTTGTTGTGTTAAACGAACAAGACATGGAATTAATTGAAGATTCAGCTCTTTGGGCTATTGAAAAAGAATTAGAATCCAAGGTAAAAAAAGTCATCATATTGAAGAAGGGAGCTCCCGCAAATATAATTGGTGGTTGCATAATAAAAACAGCTGATGGAACTAAATTCTGTGATAATAGTTTAGAATCAGTATTTGAAAGAAATATGGAATCTATTAGGGCAAATGTTGCATCATTATTGTTCTAA
- a CDS encoding V-type ATP synthase subunit C: MDIGALIAGLPSNIFLILMVMAGIAIFLVIIIFLIKYLMETAPFAYVNARVRSMESRLLDEQKFNELIESAGMSEFIGFLEDTDYGEYIKDSSDMMSIEKALNTHLAHVYGALANMSPEKSRKILKLFEKKFDVQNIKILLRAKYVGLNAEETSKLIIPLGTISENKLRELCETKAVEEVVSGLEGTEYSKILSNEIATYEQTKKLGAFELSLDKYVLENLWKSVGIEGTVEDIFKEFVGAIIDIENLKIILKGKADGLPSETVLSYVLDAGYEIAPWKLKELADAESIEGVISSLEGTKYGSIISDKLEEYEKVNSVFIFEHALDKYLSEVGKKLSLRQPFGVGPIIGLIISKEQEIKNLKIITKGKMEGLNSSQIRELLNA, translated from the coding sequence ATGGATATTGGTGCATTAATTGCTGGATTGCCATCAAATATATTCCTAATATTGATGGTAATGGCAGGTATTGCCATATTTTTGGTAATAATTATATTTTTAATAAAATACTTAATGGAAACAGCTCCATTTGCTTATGTTAATGCAAGAGTAAGAAGTATGGAATCCAGATTGTTGGATGAACAAAAATTCAATGAACTAATTGAATCCGCTGGAATGTCGGAATTTATTGGATTTTTGGAAGATACAGACTATGGAGAATATATAAAAGATAGCTCCGATATGATGTCTATTGAAAAAGCACTGAATACCCACTTGGCCCATGTTTATGGGGCTCTTGCAAATATGTCTCCTGAAAAATCAAGAAAGATATTGAAGCTATTTGAAAAGAAATTTGATGTTCAAAATATTAAAATTCTTTTAAGAGCTAAATATGTTGGATTAAATGCAGAGGAGACTTCAAAATTAATCATACCCCTTGGGACAATTTCCGAAAATAAATTAAGAGAATTGTGTGAAACTAAGGCGGTTGAGGAAGTTGTAAGTGGATTAGAAGGAACAGAGTATTCGAAAATATTATCTAATGAAATAGCAACATATGAGCAAACAAAAAAACTTGGAGCATTTGAATTATCATTAGATAAATATGTTCTTGAAAATCTCTGGAAATCTGTTGGAATTGAAGGAACTGTTGAAGATATATTCAAAGAGTTTGTTGGTGCCATAATTGACATTGAAAACTTAAAGATAATATTGAAGGGAAAAGCAGATGGATTACCTTCTGAAACAGTATTATCATATGTATTGGATGCAGGATATGAAATTGCACCTTGGAAATTAAAGGAATTAGCTGATGCTGAATCAATTGAAGGCGTAATTAGCTCACTTGAAGGCACCAAATATGGTAGTATTATATCCGATAAACTTGAAGAATATGAAAAAGTAAATAGTGTTTTCATATTCGAACATGCTCTTGATAAATATCTCTCAGAAGTAGGTAAAAAATTATCTCTTAGACAGCCATTTGGTGTTGGTCCAATAATTGGTTTAATAATCTCAAAAGAGCAAGAGATAAAAAATTTAAAAATAATTACAAAGGGAAAAATGGAAGGATTAAATTCTTCTCAAATTAGGGAATTATTGAATGCATAA
- a CDS encoding V-type ATP synthase subunit I, with product MKPARMNKIRAVVLDEKMDSVVRGLHENGYAELCDLAPKLEGSEWSAILSHSSPASYGRDVSSLMIKVGRTLDLFDGVKEDEKKGISALLNPITPEKKKVNFASTNELIAHAEKILSDVERDVNAPSNKLNELETKKSSLEVLKKQLNYLSDFDMDLSCLGEGEYAYIISGLVSKENVSGLESGLSNITNDYVEIVKGNPFKTENGEEKVPVIVVTLKEYVDVVGAELRKAGFERFDISGVEGTPKENISKIESELSSIDSETTNILNKLNSLSKKWYDDLLVLHEVLEIEKERAEAYALCGSSDRTYVFEAWVPVKHAKNVKEVIESASEGYAVVEIDKPDEPEEKIPVLLDNPKAVKPFEMLTQMFAPPKYNEVDPTMMIVPGFLMFYGIMLTDAVYGLLLALAGLVIWKRLGKASEGAHDLGYILTLAGIFTMIAGVLTGGYLGDFALQFLNFDIYSTPLALINPLGSSFYVGETKPLIDLGMMSVNNGPIAILLFSVIVGIIHLFIGLLAGFKENIKNRFKNAFFDQGIWIFLILALVIGLAIGMPNLIIGATLLVVLLCMIKGFMNGGVLDAGLGAMDITGFLGNVLSYARLLALCLATGGLAMAVNIMANLLNDSIPVIGVLVAVVMLLVGHTFNFVMNGLGSFIHSLRLHYVEFFGQFYEGGGKRFKPFKSKRDYTTE from the coding sequence GTGAAACCCGCAAGAATGAACAAAATTAGGGCGGTGGTTTTAGATGAAAAGATGGATTCCGTTGTAAGAGGACTTCACGAAAATGGATATGCCGAATTATGTGATTTAGCACCTAAACTCGAAGGCTCTGAATGGTCTGCAATTTTATCTCACTCGTCTCCAGCTTCCTATGGAAGGGATGTTTCCTCTTTAATGATAAAAGTAGGAAGAACACTTGATTTATTTGATGGCGTAAAAGAAGACGAAAAAAAGGGAATTTCGGCACTACTTAATCCAATCACCCCTGAAAAAAAGAAAGTTAATTTTGCATCTACTAATGAGTTAATAGCACATGCTGAAAAAATACTATCTGATGTAGAAAGAGATGTGAATGCTCCGTCCAATAAATTAAATGAATTGGAGACTAAGAAAAGCAGTTTAGAAGTGTTAAAAAAGCAATTAAATTATTTATCTGATTTTGATATGGATTTAAGCTGTCTTGGAGAAGGCGAATATGCCTACATAATTTCAGGATTAGTTTCAAAAGAAAATGTATCCGGGCTTGAATCTGGTTTATCCAATATAACAAATGATTATGTTGAAATTGTTAAAGGAAATCCGTTTAAAACAGAAAACGGCGAAGAAAAAGTTCCCGTTATTGTGGTTACATTAAAAGAATATGTAGATGTAGTTGGAGCGGAACTCCGAAAAGCTGGTTTTGAAAGATTTGATATATCGGGAGTTGAAGGAACTCCAAAAGAAAATATATCAAAAATTGAGTCTGAATTATCCAGTATTGATTCTGAAACTACCAATATATTAAATAAACTTAACAGTTTGTCTAAAAAATGGTATGATGATTTATTGGTATTGCATGAAGTTCTTGAAATTGAAAAGGAAAGAGCAGAAGCATATGCATTATGTGGGAGCTCCGATAGGACTTATGTATTTGAAGCATGGGTTCCAGTAAAACATGCAAAGAATGTAAAGGAAGTAATTGAAAGCGCATCAGAAGGTTATGCTGTTGTTGAAATAGATAAACCTGATGAGCCAGAAGAAAAAATACCTGTTTTATTGGATAACCCAAAAGCAGTTAAACCTTTTGAAATGCTAACTCAAATGTTTGCCCCTCCAAAATACAACGAAGTAGATCCAACAATGATGATAGTTCCTGGATTTTTAATGTTCTACGGAATTATGCTAACTGATGCAGTTTATGGTCTTTTATTGGCCCTTGCAGGTCTTGTTATTTGGAAAAGATTAGGTAAAGCAAGTGAAGGAGCTCATGATTTAGGATATATATTAACTCTCGCAGGTATTTTTACAATGATTGCGGGAGTATTGACTGGTGGATACTTAGGAGACTTTGCCCTTCAATTCCTTAACTTTGATATATATAGCACACCATTGGCACTAATAAATCCATTGGGAAGTAGCTTTTATGTTGGAGAAACAAAACCATTAATTGATTTAGGAATGATGTCCGTAAATAATGGGCCAATAGCCATATTATTATTCTCGGTAATAGTTGGTATTATTCATTTATTTATTGGATTATTGGCGGGATTCAAAGAAAATATTAAAAATAGATTTAAAAATGCATTTTTTGACCAAGGAATATGGATATTCTTAATATTGGCTCTTGTGATAGGCTTGGCCATTGGAATGCCTAATTTAATAATTGGTGCCACACTTCTTGTAGTTCTTCTCTGTATGATTAAAGGATTTATGAATGGAGGAGTTCTTGATGCAGGACTTGGAGCTATGGACATAACCGGATTTTTAGGTAATGTATTATCATATGCAAGGCTTTTAGCTTTGTGTTTAGCTACCGGTGGTCTTGCTATGGCAGTAAATATTATGGCTAACCTCTTAAACGATAGTATTCCAGTAATTGGAGTTTTAGTTGCTGTTGTAATGTTATTGGTTGGACATACATTTAACTTTGTGATGAATGGATTAGGTTCATTTATACACTCCCTTAGGTTGCATTATGTGGAGTTCTTTGGTCAGTTCTATGAAGGTGGCGGTAAAAGATTCAAACCATTTAAATCTAAAAGAGATTATACTACTGAATAA
- a CDS encoding RNA polymerase Rpb4 family protein yields the protein MIGNELISQKYITLSSAEELMSNKSSDDELSYENGCALDYLQRFAKLNAEDVEKLTEELKKLELDEKTIVKIIDILPEDNEDLKLIFYKSDIPKCSEDILDLCAKFR from the coding sequence ATGATTGGAAATGAGTTAATATCTCAAAAATACATTACACTATCAAGTGCAGAAGAACTTATGTCTAATAAATCAAGTGATGATGAATTATCCTATGAAAATGGATGTGCATTAGATTATCTTCAAAGATTTGCAAAACTAAATGCCGAAGATGTAGAAAAGCTCACTGAGGAGTTAAAAAAGCTTGAATTGGACGAAAAAACCATAGTAAAGATAATAGACATACTCCCAGAAGATAACGAAGATTTAAAATTAATATTCTATAAATCCGATATTCCAAAATGCTCGGAAGATATATTGGATTTATGTGCTAAATTTAGATAA
- a CDS encoding ATP synthase subunit K (produces ATP from ADP in the presence of a proton gradient across the membrane; the K subunit is a nonenzymatic component which binds the dimeric form by interacting with the G and E subunits) — protein MVVFENPLLLGAIGAGLAVGIAGLGSGIGAGITGASGAGVIAEDSSKFGTAIVFQALPQTQGLYGFLVAILILFVFKTAPEWAMLGAGLATGLAGLSAIGQGIASSAGLGAVAEDDSIFGKAMVFSVLPETQAIYGLLVSILLLVGVFSGDGVATIAALGAGLAVGFAGLSGIGQGITAAGAIGATARDPDAMGKGLVLAVMPETFAIFGLLIAILIMLGIMF, from the coding sequence ATGGTTGTATTTGAAAACCCATTATTACTTGGAGCAATAGGGGCAGGTTTGGCAGTAGGTATTGCAGGATTAGGCTCTGGTATTGGAGCAGGTATTACAGGAGCAAGTGGTGCAGGAGTAATTGCAGAAGATTCCTCAAAATTCGGAACAGCAATTGTATTCCAGGCATTGCCACAAACACAAGGTCTTTATGGATTCTTAGTAGCAATTCTTATATTATTTGTATTTAAAACAGCACCAGAATGGGCTATGCTTGGTGCAGGATTGGCAACAGGATTAGCTGGATTATCAGCAATTGGTCAAGGTATCGCATCATCAGCAGGTCTTGGAGCAGTTGCAGAAGACGACAGCATATTCGGTAAAGCTATGGTTTTCTCAGTTCTTCCAGAGACACAGGCAATTTATGGTTTGTTGGTATCTATCCTTTTATTGGTTGGCGTATTTAGTGGAGATGGAGTAGCTACAATTGCAGCATTGGGTGCTGGTTTAGCTGTTGGTTTCGCAGGCCTTTCAGGTATTGGTCAAGGTATCACAGCAGCAGGAGCTATTGGGGCTACAGCAAGAGACCCAGATGCTATGGGTAAAGGATTAGTTTTAGCAGTTATGCCGGAAACATTCGCTATCTTCGGTTTATTAATAGCAATATTAATTATGCTTGGAATTATGTTTTAA